In one Drosophila pseudoobscura strain MV-25-SWS-2005 chromosome X, UCI_Dpse_MV25, whole genome shotgun sequence genomic region, the following are encoded:
- the LOC4812417 gene encoding B-cell CLL/lymphoma 6 member B protein, with protein MEHVNTTNARLHHQQQQQQQQHHQHLQLQQHQFEQHQQHNDNQQQFCLRWHNHQTSLLSTLPVLLDQSQLTDVTISAEGRQLRAHRVVLSACSSFFMEIFRALEASNHPVIIIPGASFGAIVSLLTFMYSGEVNVYEEQIPMLLNLAETLGIKGLADVQNNNLPKTAKSGPLYMEPPNDKSSEFEHRGTPSPMPTPTHTPTHTPTPTTTPSLPLPLPQHPSPALSTPLLANKLGSVGATAAAPMIATSPLENLFKSLQFYPSLLPQPLNFSQTALNKTTELLAKYQQQCQLYQSGIQEEDDCFGAKRLKGDSPPKDFKRLDKMGKSLKNSANNSSKSPTECSVPNPIVATSPITLPPPAMAHFSPQLPVVKCSSAGYSNPLTPNQMYTTKPPLYSCAVTPTAAQQAAQMHHTQAVASTPYISAEDHAKLQLHIEQYQREAAAAGGMALVSAKSEPNLLSLSADREKQLASTPIKPPSNSKLYATCFICHKQLSNQYNLRVHLETHQNVRYACNVCSHVSRSKDALRKHVSYRHPGAPSPCENEARRKRVSKLSTGTATPTAMPTPSHTLTSGDMVGATGQSSTGCPGETVPSPYLFLPNQFQLAAAAAAVAESSSSVAPALDLAHEAPPDIKSEREPAVASNGEAGGDETSAAAT; from the exons ATGGAACATGTAAATACCACAAATGCAAGACtgcaccaccagcaacagcagcaacagcaacagcatcaccagcacctgcaactgcagcaacacCAGTtcgagcagcatcagcagcacaaTGATAACCAGCAGCAGTTCTGCCTCAGGTGGCACAATCATCAG ACCAGTTTACTGAGCACTCTGCCCGTGCTGCTGGACCAGTCACAGCTGACGGATGTGACCATATCGGCGGAGGGACGCCAACTGCGGGCCCACCGGGTGGTGCTAAGTGCCTGCAGCAGCTTCTTCATGGAGATATTCCGTGCCCTGGAGGCGAGCAATCATCCGGTGATCATCATACCCGGAGCCAGCTTCGGGGCCATTGTTTCGCTGCTCACGTTCATGTACTCCGGAGAGGTGAATGTGTATGAGGAGCAGATACCCATGCTCCTCAATCTGGCCGAGACGCTAGGCATCAAGGGATTGGCGGATGTCCAGAACAATAAT CTTCCCAAGACAGCGAAGAGCGGACCCTTATATATGGAGCCACCGAACGACAAGTCGTCGGAGTTCGAGCATCGTGGCACACCATCGCCGATGCCTACCCCCACACATACCcccacacatacacccacacccaccaccACTCCTAGTCTGCCGCTCCCGCTTCCACAGCATCCCAGCCCCGCTCTTAGCACCCCGCTTCTTGCAAACAAACTGGGATCGGTGggggcaacggcagcagcccCTATGATCGCCACCTCCCCGCTAGAGAACCTGTTCAAGTCGCTGCAGTTCTACCCAAGCCTGCTGCCGCAGCCACTTAACTTCTCGCAGACGGCTTTGAACAAGACCACGGAGCTTCTGGCGAAGTACCAGCAGCAGTGCCAGCTATACCAGAGCGGGATACAGGAGGAGGACGACTGCTTCGGGGCCAAGCGACTGAAGGGCGACAGTCCGCCGAAAGATTTCAAGCGGCTGGACAAGATGGGGAAGAGCCTCAAGAACTCCgcgaacaacagcagcaaaagcccCACCGAGTGCTCGGTGCCCAATCCCATTGTGGCTACATCGCCCATTACCCTGCCGCCCCCGGCCATGGCGCACTTCTCGCCCCAACTGCCGGTGGTCAAGTGCTCCTCAGCAGGCTATTCAAATCCTCTAACACCTAACCAGATGTACACCACCAAACCTCCGCTCTACAGTTGTGCTGTCACGCCCACCGCCGCCCAGCAGGCGGCCCAAATGCACCACACCCAAGCAGTCGCCTCTACGCCCTACATCTCGGCAGAGGATCACGCCAAGCTTCAGCTCCACATCGAGCAGTATCAGCGGGAGGCAGCTGCAGCCGGAGGCATGGCTCTGGTCAGCGCCAAATCGGAGCCAAATCTGCTCTCCCTAAGCGCCGACCGCGAGAAACAGCTGGCCTCTACCCCCATCAAGCCGCCGTCCAACTCAAAGCTCTATGCCACATGCTTCATCTGCCACAAGCAGCTTAGCAACCAATACAATCTGCGCGTGCACCTCGAGACCCATCAGAATGTGCG GTACGCCTGCAACGTGTGCTCTCACGTGTCCCGCAGCAAGGATGCCCTGCGCAAGCACGTCAGCTATCGCCATCCTGGGGCGCCCTCGCCCTGCGAGAACGAGGCGCGACGCAAGCGAGTCTCCAAGCTGTCGACTGGcacagccacgcccacagccATGCCCACGCCCAGCCACACGCTGACCAGTGGCGACATGGTGGGGGCGACAGGACAGAGCTCAACGGGATGCCCGGGCGAGACGGTGCCCAGTCCGTACCTCTTTCTACCCAATCAGTTTCAGCTGGCggccgctgcagctgccgtGGCGGAGTCCTCCTCGAGTGTCGCGCCCGCCTTGGATTTGGCTCACGAGGCGCCGCCTGACATCAAAAGTGAGCGGGAGCCGGCGGTGGCGAGCAATGGAGAAGCGGGAGGCGACGAAACGAGTGCGGCGGCCACTTAG
- the flr gene encoding actin-interacting protein 1, with product MAQPQPPAYENKNIYATLPRTQRGQPIVLGADPKGKNFLYTNGNSVIIRNIENPAIADVYTEHSCAVNVAKYSPSGFYIASGDVSGKIRIWDTVNKEHLLKNEFQPIAGPIKDISWSQDNQRIVAVGEGRERFGHVFMSETGTSVGEISGQSKSINSADFRPTRPFRIVTGSEDNTVAVFEGPPFKFKMTKQDHSRFVQAVRYSPDGKFFASAGFDGKVFIYDGTSSELVGEFGSPAHKGGVYALAWKPDGTQLLTCSGDKTCRLWQVESRELISEFVMGATVDDQQVSCLWQGDNLITVSLSGVITYLNVEDPSKPLRVVKGHNKPITVLGLSDDRSTIYTGSHDGVVTNWNSGSGVNDRITGTGHGNQINGIAAWGDFVYTCGIDDSLRQFSVEGNSYTDYVVKLNCQPRGLAILRSENIIALACINELTLVQDQKKIFSLPIKYEASSIAVNSETFDVAVGGDDQKLRIYSLKDGALELKAELDHLGAVTDVSYSPDLKYLVACDAHRKVVLYSVEEYKPAHNKEWGFHSARVNTVAWSPNSLLVASGSLDTTIIIWSVTNPAKHTIIKNAHPQSQITRLVWLDNNTVISTGQDCNTKVWHVETI from the exons ATGGCTCAACCTCAACCACCAGCCTATGAAAACA AAAATATCTATGCAACGCTGCCGCGCACCCAACGCGGCCAGCCCATTGTCTTGGGAGCCGATCCCAAGGGCAAGAACTTCCTCTACACCAATGGCAATTCGGTGATCATCAGGAATATCGAG AACCCAGCCATCGCCGACGTCTACACGGAACACTCGTGTGCAGTGAACGTGGCCAAGTACTCGCCCAGCGGCTTCTACATTGCATCTGGCG ATGTCTCGGGCAAGATACGCATTTGGGACACGGTCAACAAGGAGCACTTGCTGAAGAACGAGTTCCAGCCGATAGCAGGACCCATCAAGGACATCAGCTGGTCGCAAGACAACCAACGCATTGTGGCCGTGGGCGAGGGACGTGAACGTTTTGGTCATGTCTTCATGTCGGAGACGGGCACATCGGTGGGTGAGATCAGTGGCCAGTCCAAGTCCATTAATTCGGCAGATTTCAGGCCGACCAGGCCTTTCCGCATCGTAACTG GCAGTGAAGACAATACGGTGGCCGTGTTCGAGGGACCACCGTTCAAATTCAAGATGACAAAGCAGGACCACTCTCGGTTTGTCCAGGCCGTTCGGTACTCTCCCGATGGCAAATTCTTTGCCTCGGCCGGCTTCGACGGCAAAGTCTTTATATATGACGGCACCAGCTCCGAGCTGGTGGGTGAATTCGGATCGCCCGCCCACAAGGGCGGAGTGTATGCATTGGCCTGGAAGCCGGACGGCACGCAGCTTCTGACCTGCTCTGGCGACAAGACGTGTCGCCTCTGGCAGGTGGAGTCCCGCGAACTGATCAGTGAGTTTGTAATGGGCGCGACTGTGGACGATCAGCAGGTAAGCTGTTTGTGGCAGGGGGACAATCTGATAACTGTGTCGCTGTCGGGTGTAATCACCTACCTTAACGTGGAGGATCCCAGCAAGCCTCTGCGAGTGGTCAAGGGCCATAACAAGCCCATCACGGTCTTGGGTCTGAGCGACGATCGCAGCACCATTTACACGGGCAGCCACGACGGCGTTGTGACCAACTGGAACTCAGGCAGCGGCGTCAACGACCGCATCACGGGCACTGGACACGGCAACCAGATCAACGGCATTGCCGCCTGGGGAGACTTTGTCTACACTTGCGGCATAGACGACAGCCTCCGACAGTTCAGTGTAGAAGGAAACTCCTACACGGACTACGTGGTCAAGCTTAACTGCCAGCCACGCGGACTGGCCATACTGCGCAGCGAGAACATCATTGCCCTGGCTTGCATCAATGAGCTGACTCTTGTGCAGGACCAGAAGAAAATCTTCTCGCTGCCCATCAAGTACGAGGCCAGCTCCATTGCCGTCAACTCTGAAACCTTCGATGTGGCAGTGGGAGGCGATGATCAGAAGTTGCGCATCTACAGCCTGAAGGACGGTGCCCTAGAGTTGAAGGCTGAGCTGGACCACCTGGGCGCAGTCACAGATGTGTCCTACTCGCCAGATCTGAAGTATTTGGTCGCCTGCGATGCCCATCGCAAGGTGGTACTCTACTCGGTTGAGGAATACAAG CCTGCTCACAACAAGGAATGGGGCTTCCATAGTGCACGTGTCAATACGGTGGCCTGGTCGCCCAATTCGCTGCTGGTGGCCAGTGGCTCCTTggacaccaccatcatcatttGGTCTGTGACCAACCCAGCCAAGCACACCATCATCAAGA ATGCCCATCCGCAGTCGCAGATCACTCGCTTGGTCTGGCTGGACAACAACACTGTGATCTCAACTGGTCAGGACTGCAACACGAAAGTGTGGCACGTGGAAACTATTTAG
- the LOC6900216 gene encoding myb-like protein Q, translating into MHFWIDKRSQQCGFGRSRVAASLSHAGSGLSYGHPPRRAKSSSCSTMPPVHRSLPQTPYDCHQPGTSRQSQAQSQSQSHSQYANNNSLHGQQNQQQHQMMQQHSTNNNNVNSSHMAATGTPTASNNITNNNASGTASAAAVLTGSGTIVPLVARGSRYHPRTQQQTQHHYSYHHPQFGNMVPVRHHDTHQQHQQQQQQQQQQQLQQQQHSGVYADDAYSAYHHNPHQQQQQLQHHHQQHISSSHSHNHRQSAAYATPRRHNSSSSMRQQPAAAATSVIAVAPVASAPATSAQTTHSNQLQQQHHALLQHADSQLLPSHLKCGMCASLVLASVFVAGTKFYFDHQGTGLEVLIFCAFSATFFLAACMVSLCRIPKGLLSGRGGARATVCHSRGVNAAIPGSSASAAASCLMEMSDVRYLEERQVTTASAATAGPPPYHIAILLPEQTAAMGKQMPLDESPPPSYDKILV; encoded by the exons ATGCATTTCTGGATAGACAAGCGGTCGCAGCAATGCGGCTTCGGACGCTCTCGTGTTGCTGCCTCCCTCTCTCATGCCGGGAGCGGACTCAGCTATGGCCATCCGCCCAGGCGCGCCAAgtcctccagctgcagcaccaTGCCACCCGTGCACAGATCCCTGCCACAGACGCCCTATGACTGCCATCAGCCGGGCACCAGTCgccagtcccaggcccagtcgcagtcgcagtcccactCCCAGTATGCCAACAACAATTCACTGCACGGccagcagaaccagcagcaacatcagatGATGCAGCAACAttccaccaacaacaacaatgtgaACAGCAGCCACATGGCTGCCACAGGAACTCCAACTGCCAGCAACAACAT aacaaacaacaacGCGAGTGGCACTGCTTCTGCGGCGGCGGTCCTCACCGGAAGTGGAACCATCGTGCCCCTAGTGGCGCGTGGCTCGCGTTATCACCCCAGgacgcagcagcagacgcaacACCATTACAGCTATCACCATCCACAATTCGGGAACATGGTGCCTGTCAGACACCACGATAcacatcagcagcaccagcagcaacagcagcaacagcagcagcaacagctgcaacagcagcaacattccGGCGTCTATGC CGATGATGCATACAGCGCCTATCACCATAATccccatcagcagcagcaacagctgcagcatcaccaccagcagcacatCAGCAGCAGTCACTCCCATAATCATCGACAATCGGCCGCCTATGCCACGCCGCGTCGCCAcaactccagcagcagcatgaggcagcagccagcagccgcggCAACATCCGTCATAGCAGTAGCACCAGTGGCCAGTGCTCCCGCAACATCCGCCCAGACGACGCACAGCAACcagttgcaacagcaacatcatgCTCTCCTGCAACACGCAGACTCCCAGCTGCTGCCCAGCCATCTCAAGTGCGGCATGTGCGCCTCCCTGGTGCTGGCGTCCGTGTTCGTGGCCGGCACCAAGTTTTACTTCGACCACCAGGGCACCGGTCTGGAGGTGCTGATCTTCTGCGCCTTCTCGGCCACCTTCTTTCTGGCCGCCTGCATGGTCAGCCTGTGCCGCATCCCAAAAGGGCTGTTGTCGGGCCGAGGCGGGGCCAGGGCTACGGTGTGCCACAGCCGCGGGGTGAACGCCGCTATTCCAGGATCCAGTGCATCTGCGGCCGCCAGCTGCCTGATGGAGATGAGCGATGTGCGGTACCTGGAGGAGCGGCAGGTGACCACTGCGAGTGCGGCAACGGCCGGTCCGCCGCCCTACCATATAGCGATCCTGCTACCGGAGCAGACGGCCGCAATGGGCAAGCAGATGCCGCTGGATgagtcgccgccgccgtccTACGACAAGATTCTAGTGTAG
- the LOC6900218 gene encoding GPN-loop GTPase 2 — MTFMLTTKMLQRFQTQAKVENPRYGQLIIGPPGSGKTTYCNEAYKFYRELGRQVGVVNLDPANDNMSYEPVINVMELITVEDCMEHLQLGPNGALMHCAEYLEKHIEDWLLPALRKLSATHNYFLFDCPGQIELYTHHNAMARVFERLERERYSLVTVNLIDSHYCSEPAKFIATLLMALNTMMRMSLPHVNVLSKADLLRKHESKLHFNVDYYTDVLDLKYLLEKLDDDPTMRKYQKLNEAICSMVEDYALVSFQLLDAFSTDSMLRLRNHIDKANGYVYKAGEEQTVNSLLACAVGAESEAVRQQNDVQPYVE, encoded by the coding sequence ATGACATTTATGTTGACGACAAAAATGTTGCAACGTTTTCAAACGCAAGCAAAAGTGGAGAATCCTCGCTATGGGCAGCTGATAATAGGCCCCCCTGGCTCTGGCAAGACAACCTACTGTAATGAGGCGTACAAGTTCTACCGCGAGCTGGGCCGGCAGGTTGGCGTCGTCAATTTGGATCCCGCCAATGACAACATGTCCTACGAGCCGGTCATCAATGTAATGGAGCTGATAACCGTTGAGGATTGCATGGAGCACCTGCAATTGGGGCCCAATGGAGCACTGATGCACTGCGCCGAGTACTTGGAGAAGCACATTGAGGATTGGTTGTTGCCGGCACTGCGAAAACTCAGCGCCACCCACAACTACTTCCTGTTCGACTGTCCCGGACAGATAGAGCTGTACACACATCACAATGCCATGGCGCGGGTGTTCGAGCGCCTGGAGCGGGAGCGTTACAGCCTGGTCACAGTGAATCTCATCGACTCGCACTACTGCTCGGAGCCAGCCAAGTTCATTGCCACCTTGCTGATGGCACTCAACACCATGATGAGGATGAGCTTACCGCATGTAAATGTCCTGTCCAAGGCGGACCTGCTGCGGAAGCACGAGTCGAAGCTACACTTCAATGTGGACTACTACACGGACGTGCTGGATTTGAAGTATCTGCTGGAGAAGCTGGACGACGACCCTACCATGCGCAAGTACCAGAAACTCAACGAGGCCATCTGCTCCATGGTGGAGGATTATGCCCTGGTCTCTTTCCAACTGCTAGACGCCTTCAGCACGGACAGCATGCTGCGGCTACGCAATCACATCGATAAGGCCAACGGCTATGTTTATAAGGCTGGAGAGGAGCAGACGGTCAACTCTCTGCTGGCCTGTGCCGTCGGAGCCGAGTCTGAGGCTGTGCGCCAGCAGAACGACGTTCAACCATATGTGGAGTAG
- the LOC6900217 gene encoding uncharacterized protein, translated as MVTKAATLLCLLLLTAALTFGQGGEFPQCVDVAPETFVMAVEDCASYIYCNGEDSFRDSCPDQTYFDEKAQECAFDDAGFCLRGAAILNATEAETEASAPEEVLPTITTPAGAPGSNPSPASNPPPSSSANVSRPHCDASSDSFHPHQQRCEYYYQCLSGYLTIVRCPYNYGWDHPKQQCLPLSEVQCYSSLIYGF; from the coding sequence ATGGTTACCAAAGCCGCGACTCTGCtttgcctgctgctcctgacTGCAGCTCTGACTTTCGGTCAGGGAGGGGAGTTCCCGCAGTGTGTGGATGTGGCGCCCGAAACGTTTGTGATGGCCGTCGAAGACTGCGCCTCGTACATCTACTGCAATGGGGAGGACTCCTTCAGAGACAGCTGTCCGGATCAGACCTACTTCGATGAGAAGGCCCAGGAGTGTGCCTTTGACGATGCGGGATTCTGTCTCAGGGGAGCTGCCATTCTAAACGCGACGGAGGCCGAAACAGAAGCAAGCGCTCCAGAGGAGGTGCTCCCAACTATTACGACGCCCGCTGGTGCACCTGGGAGTAATCCTTCCCCAGCATCCAATCCACCGCCATCCAGCTCAGCAAATGTGAGTCGTCCCCATTGCGACGCCTCCAGCGATAGCTTCCATCCTCACCAGCAACGATGCGAGTACTACTACCAATGCCTAAGCGGTTACCTCACGATTGTCCGATGCCCCTACAATTACGGATGGGACCATCCCAAGCAGCAGTGCCTGCCCCTGTCGGAGGTTCAGTGCTATAGCTCACTGATCTATGGATTTTAA